The following proteins come from a genomic window of Kitasatospora cineracea:
- a CDS encoding serine hydrolase domain-containing protein, with amino-acid sequence MAAPHVLFDPSVRGALLPRSAPAEVGVSSRAVAAVLDRLEARGVECHSLMVVRRGRVVAEGWWAPYTAERPHLLYSLTKSFTAVAVGLAVADGLLDPADRVVDVLPEHVPAGLVGQGRRITVHHLLTMTAGHPVDSLAAAWEREPTDLVKGFLGLPFTAPEGTRHVYDNAAAFLLARMVERVTGRSLPEFLDERLFRPMGVEHAEWDRVASGAAFGFHGLHLTTEAVAAFGELLLRGGSRAGRQLVPREWVERATRRHVDCAPFIEGATDADFSCGYGYQFWMSRHGYHGHGAFGQQCVVVPGHDLVVAVTAQGESQEVFDALWECLLPGLDHPDGPREDRELADRLRTLSLPLPPGTADPGRTACALLDASVPDSALPDGTAVRVDPAADGTGWHLHLGPLPGTGSGTSTGTGTGTGSGTGTGTGISLAVGHRDRRESAPLGRPVVASGAWQGDTFTADLHLVTTPHRVRLSVDAAAGTATAVWSTVPLTGPRLELHLRAPLMTRPDVS; translated from the coding sequence ATGGCCGCCCCGCACGTGCTGTTCGATCCGTCCGTCCGGGGGGCGCTGCTGCCGCGTTCGGCGCCGGCCGAGGTCGGGGTCTCGTCCCGGGCGGTGGCCGCCGTGCTGGACCGGCTCGAGGCGCGGGGGGTGGAGTGCCACTCGCTGATGGTGGTGCGCCGGGGGCGGGTCGTCGCCGAAGGCTGGTGGGCGCCGTACACGGCCGAACGGCCGCACCTGCTCTACTCGTTGACGAAGTCGTTCACGGCCGTCGCGGTGGGGCTGGCGGTCGCCGACGGGCTGCTCGACCCGGCGGACCGGGTGGTGGACGTGCTGCCCGAGCACGTTCCGGCCGGGCTGGTGGGGCAGGGGCGCCGGATCACCGTCCACCACCTGCTGACGATGACCGCAGGGCACCCGGTGGACAGCCTCGCCGCGGCCTGGGAGCGGGAGCCGACGGACCTGGTGAAGGGCTTCCTGGGGCTGCCGTTCACCGCGCCGGAGGGGACCCGGCACGTCTACGACAACGCGGCGGCGTTCCTGCTGGCCCGGATGGTCGAACGGGTCACCGGCCGCAGCCTGCCGGAGTTCCTCGACGAGCGCCTGTTCCGGCCGATGGGCGTCGAGCACGCCGAGTGGGACCGGGTCGCCAGCGGCGCCGCCTTCGGCTTCCACGGCCTGCACCTGACCACCGAGGCCGTCGCCGCCTTCGGCGAACTGCTGCTGCGCGGCGGCAGCCGGGCCGGGCGGCAGCTCGTGCCGCGCGAGTGGGTCGAGCGGGCCACCCGCCGGCACGTCGACTGCGCGCCGTTCATCGAGGGCGCCACGGACGCCGACTTCTCCTGCGGCTACGGCTACCAGTTCTGGATGTCCCGCCACGGCTACCACGGCCACGGCGCGTTCGGCCAGCAGTGCGTGGTGGTGCCCGGGCACGACCTGGTGGTCGCGGTGACCGCCCAGGGGGAGTCCCAGGAGGTGTTCGACGCCCTCTGGGAGTGCCTGCTGCCCGGCCTCGACCACCCGGACGGCCCCCGCGAGGACCGCGAGCTGGCCGACCGGCTGCGCACGCTGTCGCTGCCCCTGCCGCCGGGCACCGCCGACCCGGGCCGGACGGCCTGCGCGCTGCTCGACGCCTCCGTCCCCGACTCGGCACTGCCCGACGGCACCGCCGTCCGCGTCGACCCCGCCGCCGACGGCACCGGCTGGCACCTGCACCTCGGCCCGCTCCCCGGCACCGGCAGTGGCACCAGCACCGGCACCGGCACCGGCACCGGCAGTGGCACGGGCACGGGCACGGGCATCAGCCTCGCGGTGGGCCACCGCGACCGCCGGGAGAGCGCCCCGCTCGGCCGCCCCGTCGTCGCGTCCGGCGCCTGGCAGGGCGACACCTTCACCGCCGACCTCCACCTGGTCACCACCCCGCACCGGGTCCGGCTGTCCGTCGACGCCGCCGCGGGCACCGCGACGGCCGTGTGGAGCACCGTGCCGCTGACCGGCCCCCGGCTCGAACTGCACCTGCGCGCACCGCTGATGACCCGCCCCGACGTCTCGTAG
- a CDS encoding fibronectin type III domain-containing protein, translated as MHAPNRRATAVGAAALLLATAAVAAVPSSASAANILTNPGFETGTLSGWSCSGGLGSVVSTPVHGGSKALAGAVSASDNAKCTQTVAVQPNTTYSLSSWVRGNYVYLGVTGGTSTWTPAAADWKQLTVSFTTGAAQTSAEVYLNGWFGQGTYYADDISLDGPGGGTPDTQAPTAPGNLTATSTAATQVSLSWGASTDNVGVTGYDVYRNGTLATTVTGTTATVTGLSAGTAYAFTVKAHDAAGNASAASNSVAVTTPSGGDQQAPTAPGNLTATATAATQVSLSWDASSDNVGVTAYDVYRNGALATTVTGTTATVTGLTASTAYTFTVKARDAAGNTSAVSNSLAVTTPSDGGGTPGTFKQAAPYLYNGWGNPPAASTVMNATGIKWFTLAFVLAQNGCNPTWDSQRPLLNGVDQQTINAVRAAGGDVVPSFGGWSGNKLGPNCADATALAGAYQKVIDAYKLKAIDIDIENTDEFENYTVQDRILNALKIVKQKNPGIRTIVTFGTAISGPTAPGNRLIEQSKALGADIDVFTIMPFDFGNASTDMYAATVSAATGLKNKLKSVYGWDDATAYSHLGISGMNGLSDNNETTSIANWTAIRDWANTNHIARLAFWSVNRDRGCAGGGLQETCSGIAQSDWQFTSITAGFTG; from the coding sequence GTGCACGCCCCCAACCGCCGCGCCACCGCGGTCGGCGCGGCCGCGCTGCTGCTGGCCACGGCCGCCGTCGCGGCCGTTCCGAGCAGCGCGAGCGCTGCCAACATCCTGACCAACCCCGGCTTCGAGACCGGCACGCTGAGCGGCTGGTCCTGCTCCGGCGGGCTCGGCTCGGTGGTCTCCACCCCCGTCCACGGCGGCTCGAAGGCACTGGCCGGTGCGGTCAGCGCCTCGGACAACGCCAAGTGCACCCAGACCGTCGCGGTGCAGCCCAACACCACGTACTCGCTGTCGAGTTGGGTGCGCGGCAACTACGTGTACCTCGGCGTCACCGGCGGCACCTCGACCTGGACGCCGGCCGCGGCCGACTGGAAGCAGCTGACGGTGAGCTTCACCACCGGCGCCGCGCAGACCAGCGCCGAGGTGTACCTGAACGGCTGGTTCGGCCAGGGCACGTACTACGCGGACGACATCAGCCTGGACGGCCCGGGCGGCGGCACGCCGGACACCCAGGCCCCGACTGCGCCGGGCAACCTGACGGCCACCTCGACCGCGGCCACCCAGGTCTCGCTCTCCTGGGGCGCCTCGACCGACAACGTCGGCGTCACCGGCTACGACGTGTACCGGAACGGCACCCTGGCGACCACCGTCACCGGCACCACCGCGACGGTCACCGGCCTGAGCGCGGGCACCGCGTACGCCTTCACGGTGAAGGCGCACGACGCGGCGGGCAACGCCTCGGCCGCCTCCAACTCCGTTGCCGTAACCACGCCTTCGGGCGGTGACCAGCAGGCCCCGACCGCGCCGGGCAACCTGACGGCGACCGCCACGGCGGCCACCCAGGTCTCGCTCTCCTGGGACGCGTCCAGCGACAACGTCGGCGTCACCGCGTACGACGTGTACCGGAACGGCGCACTGGCCACCACCGTCACCGGCACCACGGCGACCGTCACCGGCCTGACCGCCTCGACCGCGTACACCTTCACCGTGAAGGCCCGGGACGCGGCGGGGAACACCTCGGCCGTCTCCAACTCCCTTGCGGTGACGACGCCTTCGGACGGCGGCGGCACGCCCGGGACCTTCAAGCAGGCCGCGCCGTACCTGTACAACGGCTGGGGCAACCCGCCGGCCGCGAGCACCGTGATGAACGCGACCGGCATCAAGTGGTTCACGCTGGCCTTCGTGCTGGCGCAGAACGGCTGCAACCCGACCTGGGACAGCCAGCGCCCGCTGCTCAACGGCGTGGACCAGCAGACCATCAACGCGGTGCGCGCCGCGGGCGGCGACGTCGTCCCGTCCTTCGGCGGCTGGTCGGGCAACAAGCTCGGCCCGAACTGCGCCGACGCGACCGCGCTGGCCGGCGCCTACCAGAAGGTGATCGACGCCTACAAGCTGAAGGCGATCGACATCGACATCGAGAACACCGACGAGTTCGAGAACTACACCGTCCAGGACCGCATCCTGAACGCGCTGAAGATCGTCAAGCAGAAAAACCCGGGCATCAGGACGATCGTCACCTTCGGCACCGCGATCAGCGGCCCGACCGCCCCCGGCAACCGGCTGATCGAGCAGTCCAAGGCGCTCGGCGCGGACATCGACGTCTTCACCATCATGCCGTTCGACTTCGGCAACGCGTCGACCGACATGTACGCCGCCACGGTCAGCGCCGCGACCGGCCTGAAGAACAAGCTCAAGTCGGTCTACGGCTGGGACGACGCCACCGCGTACTCGCACCTGGGCATCTCCGGCATGAACGGTCTCAGCGACAACAACGAGACCACCTCGATCGCCAACTGGACCGCGATCCGCGACTGGGCCAACACCAACCACATCGCCCGCCTGGCGTTCTGGTCGGTCAACCGGGACCGCGGCTGCGCGGGCGGCGGCCTGCAGGAGACCTGCTCCGGCATCGCCCAGTCCGACTGGCAGTTCACCTCCATCACGGCCGGCTTTACCGGCTGA
- the tdh gene encoding L-threonine 3-dehydrogenase — protein MKALVKLNAEPGLRMTDVPEPEIGPGDVLIKVLRTGICGTDLHIRKWDGWAQQTIKTPMTIGHEFVGEVAAVGAAVTDIAVGALVSGEGHLVCGKCRNCLAGRRHLCRNTIGLGVNRDGAFAEYVALPASNVWVHRVPVDLDVAAIFDPFGNAVHTALSFPLVGEDVLVTGAGPIGIMAAAVAKHAGARNVMITDVSPYRLDLARKLGVTLALDVSQHTIEDGQHQLGLREGFDVGLEMSGRPEAMQSMIANMTHGGKIAVLGLPAEDFPVDWAHVVTSMLTIKGIYGREMFETWYAMSVLLEGGLDLTPVITGRHAAQDFEAAFDEAAGGNCGKVILDWTTL, from the coding sequence GTGAAGGCACTCGTCAAGCTGAACGCCGAACCCGGACTCCGGATGACCGACGTCCCGGAACCGGAGATCGGCCCCGGCGACGTCCTGATCAAGGTCCTGCGCACCGGCATCTGCGGCACCGACCTGCACATCCGCAAGTGGGACGGCTGGGCCCAGCAGACCATCAAGACCCCGATGACCATCGGCCACGAGTTCGTCGGCGAGGTCGCCGCGGTCGGCGCCGCCGTCACCGACATCGCCGTCGGCGCCCTGGTCAGCGGCGAGGGCCACCTGGTCTGCGGCAAGTGCCGCAACTGCCTGGCCGGCCGCCGCCACCTGTGCCGCAACACCATCGGCCTGGGCGTCAACCGCGACGGCGCGTTCGCCGAGTACGTCGCACTGCCCGCCTCCAACGTCTGGGTGCACCGCGTCCCCGTCGACCTCGACGTCGCCGCGATCTTCGACCCGTTCGGCAACGCCGTGCACACCGCGCTGTCCTTCCCGCTGGTCGGCGAGGACGTCCTGGTCACCGGCGCCGGCCCGATCGGCATCATGGCCGCCGCCGTCGCCAAGCACGCCGGCGCCCGCAACGTCATGATCACCGACGTCTCCCCGTACCGCCTCGACCTGGCCCGCAAGCTCGGCGTCACCCTCGCCCTGGACGTCTCGCAGCACACCATCGAGGACGGCCAGCACCAGCTCGGCCTGCGCGAGGGCTTCGACGTCGGCCTGGAGATGTCCGGCCGCCCCGAGGCCATGCAGTCGATGATCGCCAACATGACCCACGGCGGGAAGATCGCCGTGCTCGGCCTGCCCGCCGAGGACTTCCCGGTCGACTGGGCGCACGTCGTCACCTCGATGCTCACCATCAAGGGCATCTACGGCCGCGAGATGTTCGAGACCTGGTACGCGATGTCCGTGCTGCTGGAGGGCGGACTCGACCTCACCCCGGTGATCACCGGCCGGCACGCCGCCCAGGACTTCGAGGCCGCCTTCGACGAGGCCGCCGGCGGCAACTGCGGCAAGGTCATCCTCGACTGGACGACGCTGTAA
- a CDS encoding glycine C-acetyltransferase, giving the protein MFENVRDDLAATLAEIREAGLFKPERVIGTPQSAEIAVTSGNGGQVLNFCANNYLGLADHPAVVAAAKDALDRWGYGMASVRFICGTQDVHKELEQRLSQFLGQEDTILYSSCFDANGGVFETLLDERDAVISDALNHASIIDGIRLSKARRHRYANRDLADLEKQLQDTQDARRRLIVTDGVFSMDGYIAPLAEICDLADRYDAMVMVDDSHAVGFVGPTGRGTPELHGVTDRVDIITGTLGKALGGASGGYVAARREIVALLRQRSRPYLFSNSLAPVIAAASLTVLDLLETSDDLRDRLRANTELFRTKMTEAGFEILPGEHAIAPVMVGDAARAGRLAELLLERGVYVIGFSYPVVPHGAARIRVQLSAAHSTADVERAVAAFIDARAALDAPGA; this is encoded by the coding sequence GTGTTCGAGAACGTCCGCGACGACCTCGCCGCCACCCTCGCCGAGATCCGCGAAGCCGGCCTGTTCAAGCCGGAACGCGTCATCGGCACCCCGCAGTCCGCCGAGATCGCCGTCACCTCCGGCAACGGCGGCCAGGTGCTCAACTTCTGCGCCAACAACTACCTCGGCCTCGCCGACCACCCCGCCGTGGTCGCCGCCGCCAAGGACGCCCTCGACCGCTGGGGCTACGGCATGGCGTCGGTGCGCTTCATCTGCGGCACCCAGGACGTCCACAAGGAACTGGAGCAGCGCCTCTCCCAGTTCCTCGGCCAGGAGGACACCATCCTGTACTCCTCCTGCTTCGACGCCAACGGCGGCGTCTTCGAGACCCTGCTCGACGAGCGCGACGCCGTCATCTCCGACGCCCTCAACCACGCCTCCATCATCGACGGCATCCGCCTCTCCAAGGCCCGCCGCCACCGCTACGCCAACCGCGACCTCGCCGACCTCGAGAAGCAGCTCCAGGACACCCAGGACGCCCGCCGCCGCCTCATCGTCACCGACGGCGTCTTCTCGATGGACGGCTACATCGCCCCGCTCGCCGAGATCTGCGACCTCGCCGACCGCTACGACGCCATGGTCATGGTCGACGACTCGCACGCCGTCGGCTTCGTCGGCCCCACCGGCCGCGGCACCCCCGAACTGCACGGCGTGACGGACCGCGTCGACATCATCACCGGCACCCTCGGCAAGGCCCTCGGCGGCGCGTCCGGCGGCTACGTCGCCGCCCGCCGCGAGATCGTCGCCCTGCTGCGCCAGCGCTCGCGCCCCTACCTGTTCTCCAACTCGCTCGCCCCGGTGATCGCCGCCGCCTCGCTCACCGTCCTCGACCTGCTCGAAACCAGCGACGACCTGCGCGACCGGCTGCGCGCCAACACCGAGCTGTTCCGGACCAAGATGACCGAGGCCGGGTTCGAGATCCTGCCCGGCGAGCACGCCATCGCCCCCGTCATGGTCGGCGACGCCGCCCGGGCCGGCCGCCTCGCCGAACTCCTCCTCGAACGCGGCGTCTACGTGATCGGCTTCTCCTACCCCGTCGTCCCGCACGGCGCCGCCCGCATCCGGGTCCAGCTCTCCGCCGCCCACAGCACCGCGGACGTCGAACGCGCCGTCGCCGCCTTCATCGACGCCCGCGCCGCGCTGGACGCCCCCGGCGCCTGA
- a CDS encoding LysR family transcriptional regulator, with translation MIDARRLRTLRAVADHRTVTAAAAALYLTPSAVSQQLAALEQETGHTLLVRAGRGVRLTAAGEILLTHADAVLAQLERAEADLAAYSSGAAGEVTVAAFATGIALVLAPAVAALAGSAPDLRVRVLDAEGDASLPMLLDGRADIAVAVEYRGAPRADDRRLTRLPLYAEPFDAVLPLHHPLAAGTGPVAVADLAAEPWIGPYPGNPCHDVVLLACEHAGFQPRLVHSSDDFRAVTALASAGAGVALVPRSALRGTESDAIAVRPVDSALATRKVFAATRAGAELHPLIRPVLTALATAAGHLDHPA, from the coding sequence GTGATCGACGCACGACGGCTGCGGACCCTCCGGGCCGTGGCCGACCACCGGACCGTGACCGCCGCGGCGGCCGCGCTCTACCTCACCCCCTCCGCGGTCTCCCAGCAGCTCGCCGCGCTCGAGCAGGAGACCGGGCACACCCTGCTGGTCCGGGCCGGACGCGGGGTCCGGCTCACCGCCGCCGGGGAGATCCTGCTCACCCACGCCGACGCCGTCCTCGCCCAGCTCGAACGCGCCGAGGCCGACCTCGCGGCCTACAGTTCCGGCGCGGCCGGCGAGGTCACCGTCGCCGCCTTCGCCACCGGCATCGCCCTGGTCCTCGCCCCCGCCGTCGCCGCCCTCGCCGGCAGCGCCCCCGACCTGCGGGTCCGCGTCCTGGACGCGGAGGGCGACGCCAGCCTGCCGATGCTGCTCGACGGACGCGCCGACATCGCCGTCGCCGTCGAGTACCGCGGCGCCCCGCGCGCCGACGACCGCCGACTGACCCGGCTGCCGCTGTACGCCGAACCCTTCGACGCCGTCCTCCCGCTGCACCACCCGCTCGCCGCCGGGACCGGTCCGGTCGCGGTCGCCGACCTGGCCGCCGAGCCCTGGATCGGCCCCTACCCGGGCAACCCCTGCCACGACGTGGTCCTGCTGGCCTGCGAGCACGCGGGCTTCCAGCCCCGGCTGGTCCACTCCTCCGACGACTTCCGGGCCGTCACCGCCCTGGCCTCGGCCGGCGCCGGAGTGGCCCTGGTCCCGCGCTCGGCCCTGCGCGGCACCGAGTCGGACGCGATCGCCGTCCGCCCCGTCGACAGCGCCCTCGCCACCCGCAAGGTCTTCGCCGCGACCCGGGCCGGCGCCGAACTCCACCCCCTGATCCGCCCCGTCCTCACCGCTCTCGCCACCGCCGCCGGCCACCTCGACCACCCGGCCTGA
- a CDS encoding type II toxin-antitoxin system death-on-curing family toxin, protein MSARHEAAVHLDEEDIEYLLGRVAVVRERSLLRSALGRPRASAFGADAYPDVWAKAVALGESLARNHPMTDRNKRTAFESMLLFLDYNGQPYTDPHPDDAVAFVLRLAQGGYHGHFDAAVADFRRMLGADAARDRV, encoded by the coding sequence GTGAGCGCCCGCCACGAGGCCGCCGTGCACCTGGACGAGGAAGACATCGAGTACCTGCTGGGCCGCGTCGCGGTGGTGCGCGAGCGCTCGCTGCTGCGCTCCGCGCTCGGCCGCCCGCGGGCCTCGGCGTTCGGGGCGGACGCGTACCCGGACGTGTGGGCCAAGGCGGTCGCGCTCGGCGAGTCCCTCGCCCGCAACCACCCGATGACGGACCGGAACAAGCGCACCGCCTTCGAGTCGATGCTGCTGTTCCTCGACTACAACGGGCAGCCGTACACCGACCCGCACCCGGACGACGCCGTGGCCTTCGTGCTGCGGCTGGCCCAGGGCGGCTACCACGGTCATTTCGACGCGGCGGTGGCCGACTTCCGCCGGATGCTCGGCGCGGACGCCGCCCGGGACCGCGTGTGA
- a CDS encoding urea transporter — translation MGQQWGGEKAAAAIRPVFGRFPGEVLRGVAQVDFMPSAVCGLFFTAALFAAGPQYGLYGLLGSAVATAAAYGLGLDRTAVGAGLHGYNGCLVALACAVFLGAGHPATLAVAVLGAAVAVVLTAGLAALLAKAALPVLTAPFCLVATALTAAAPGFRQLWHGAPAPAALPAPATGTTAPGWGDLWHGFFANIGQVFFLPQWYAGLLFLAGLFAAGRLAGLAACAGSATALLTAWAFGAPGDQVGQGLLGYSGVLTALALHGVFLAPGGWSLGYALAGAATATLLTPALGAVTAPFGGHALTWPFVLTTLLFLAAVPAVPRLHRR, via the coding sequence ATGGGGCAGCAATGGGGCGGGGAGAAAGCCGCCGCGGCGATCCGGCCGGTATTCGGCCGGTTCCCCGGGGAAGTCCTGCGCGGTGTCGCGCAGGTCGATTTCATGCCGTCCGCGGTGTGCGGGCTGTTCTTCACGGCGGCCCTGTTCGCGGCCGGCCCGCAGTACGGCCTCTACGGGCTGCTCGGCAGCGCCGTCGCCACCGCGGCGGCGTACGGGCTGGGGCTGGACCGGACCGCGGTGGGGGCGGGGCTGCACGGGTACAACGGGTGCCTGGTGGCGCTGGCCTGCGCCGTGTTCCTGGGCGCGGGCCACCCGGCGACCCTCGCGGTCGCGGTGCTCGGCGCGGCGGTCGCGGTGGTGCTCACCGCGGGCCTCGCCGCACTGCTCGCCAAGGCCGCGCTGCCCGTCCTGACCGCGCCGTTCTGCCTGGTCGCCACCGCCCTCACGGCCGCCGCCCCGGGCTTCCGGCAGCTGTGGCACGGCGCCCCGGCGCCCGCCGCACTGCCCGCCCCCGCGACCGGCACCACCGCGCCGGGCTGGGGCGACCTCTGGCACGGGTTCTTCGCCAACATCGGCCAGGTCTTCTTCCTCCCGCAGTGGTACGCCGGCCTGCTGTTCCTGGCCGGACTGTTCGCCGCCGGCCGCCTCGCCGGCCTGGCGGCCTGCGCGGGCAGCGCCACCGCCCTGCTCACCGCCTGGGCGTTCGGCGCGCCCGGCGACCAGGTCGGCCAGGGCCTGCTCGGCTACAGCGGCGTGCTGACGGCCCTCGCCCTGCACGGGGTGTTCCTGGCCCCGGGCGGGTGGAGCCTCGGGTACGCCCTGGCCGGCGCGGCCACCGCGACCCTGCTCACCCCGGCCCTCGGCGCGGTCACCGCCCCGTTCGGCGGCCACGCCCTCACCTGGCCGTTCGTCCTCACCACCCTGCTCTTCCTGGCCGCCGTCCCCGCCGTGCCCCGACTGCACCGGCGCTGA
- a CDS encoding urease subunit gamma, producing the protein MNLSPREIDKLYIYVVADLARKRRDRGVKLNYSEACALISEAVMEGARDGRTVAECMEIGKQAVRGEDVMPGVREMLPLLQVEAAFVDGTKLVSCHDPVGA; encoded by the coding sequence GTGAATCTCTCCCCCCGCGAGATCGACAAGCTGTACATCTACGTCGTGGCCGACCTGGCCCGCAAACGCCGCGACCGCGGCGTCAAGCTGAACTACAGCGAAGCCTGCGCACTGATCAGCGAGGCCGTCATGGAGGGCGCCCGGGACGGCCGGACCGTCGCCGAATGCATGGAGATCGGCAAGCAGGCGGTCCGCGGCGAGGACGTCATGCCGGGCGTGCGGGAGATGCTCCCGCTGCTCCAGGTCGAGGCCGCCTTCGTCGACGGGACCAAGCTGGTCTCCTGCCACGACCCGGTCGGCGCCTGA
- a CDS encoding urease subunit beta, with amino-acid sequence MSGGAAYLYGDDPVEINAGRAKATVTVSNTGDRAIQVGSHYHFFEANRALDFDREAAFGKHLDIPAGTAVRFEPGDTRDVVLAEFGGHRRLVGFANLVDGGVTAPATRDRSLRRAAEQGFKGSTTPGTTPDRQEGDR; translated from the coding sequence ATGTCTGGTGGCGCCGCGTACCTGTACGGCGACGACCCGGTGGAGATCAACGCCGGCCGTGCCAAGGCCACCGTCACGGTCAGCAACACCGGTGACCGGGCGATCCAGGTCGGCTCGCACTACCACTTCTTCGAGGCCAACCGGGCCCTCGACTTCGACCGCGAGGCCGCCTTCGGCAAGCACCTCGACATCCCGGCCGGCACCGCTGTCCGGTTCGAGCCGGGCGACACCCGGGACGTCGTGCTGGCCGAGTTCGGCGGCCACCGCCGCCTGGTCGGCTTCGCCAACCTGGTGGACGGCGGCGTCACCGCCCCCGCCACCCGCGACCGCTCCCTGCGCCGGGCCGCCGAACAGGGCTTCAAGGGCTCCACCACCCCCGGCACCACCCCCGACCGCCAGGAAGGCGACCGCTGA
- the ureC gene encoding urease subunit alpha: MAILSRKQYTDLFGPTVGDRFHLADTNLVVEVERDFNQGHYGDEAVYGGGKAIRDGMAQDPAATSVQGALDLVITNVVVLDAVLGVVKGDIGVKDGFIVAVGKAGNPHTQGGVHPNLVIGPGTEVISGEHLIATAGGIDTHIHFIAPQQVQEALSNGITTLIGGGTGPSDGTNGTTCTPGPWNLHRMYQAVEDLPVNVGLLGKGNGALPGALREQVEAGACGLKVHEDWGSTPAAVDSALSVADEYDVQVAIHTDTLNESGYFEDTLSAIDGRTIHTFHTEGAGGGHAPDIMRIAGEPNVLPSSTNPTLPYTVNSVDELLDMVMVCHHLSHSIPEDVSFADSRVRAETIAAETVLHDEGVISIFSSDSQAMGRIGESFTRAFQTAHHCKDQRGKLAGDSERHDNFRVLRYLAKLTINPAVASGTADHIGSLEAGKLADIVLWPIHSFAAKPKMVIKGGMINWALMGDPNASLPTPQPVYYRPMFGQYGRARQATRVSFMSQAAVDLGVPAELGLRSTVLPVRRCRSVGKQHMVRNDALPRIEVDPETYKVTLDGEPATIEPARELPLNHLFYLA; this comes from the coding sequence ATGGCCATCCTCTCCCGCAAGCAGTACACCGACCTGTTCGGCCCGACCGTCGGCGACCGCTTCCACCTCGCCGACACCAACCTGGTCGTCGAGGTCGAACGGGACTTCAACCAGGGCCACTACGGCGACGAGGCCGTGTACGGCGGCGGCAAGGCGATCCGCGACGGCATGGCGCAGGACCCGGCGGCCACCTCCGTCCAGGGCGCGCTCGACCTGGTGATCACCAACGTGGTGGTGCTGGACGCCGTGCTCGGCGTGGTCAAGGGCGACATCGGCGTCAAGGACGGCTTCATCGTCGCCGTCGGCAAGGCCGGCAACCCGCACACCCAGGGCGGCGTGCACCCCAACCTGGTGATCGGCCCCGGCACCGAGGTGATCTCCGGCGAACACCTGATCGCCACCGCGGGCGGCATCGACACGCACATCCACTTCATCGCCCCCCAGCAGGTGCAGGAGGCGCTCAGCAACGGCATCACCACCCTGATCGGCGGCGGCACCGGCCCGTCCGACGGCACCAACGGCACCACCTGCACGCCCGGCCCGTGGAACCTCCACCGGATGTACCAGGCCGTCGAGGACCTGCCGGTCAACGTCGGCCTGCTCGGCAAGGGCAACGGCGCGCTGCCCGGCGCGCTGCGCGAACAGGTCGAGGCGGGCGCCTGCGGCCTCAAGGTGCACGAGGACTGGGGCAGCACCCCGGCCGCGGTCGACAGCGCGCTGAGCGTCGCCGACGAGTACGACGTGCAGGTGGCGATCCACACCGACACGCTCAACGAGTCCGGCTACTTCGAGGACACCCTGTCCGCGATCGACGGCCGCACCATCCACACCTTCCACACCGAGGGCGCGGGCGGCGGCCACGCCCCCGACATCATGCGGATCGCCGGCGAGCCCAACGTGCTGCCCTCGTCCACCAACCCGACGCTGCCCTACACCGTCAACTCGGTGGACGAACTGCTCGACATGGTGATGGTCTGCCACCACCTCAGCCACAGCATCCCCGAGGACGTCTCGTTCGCCGACTCTCGGGTCCGGGCCGAGACCATCGCCGCCGAGACGGTGCTGCACGACGAGGGCGTGATCTCGATCTTCTCCTCCGACTCGCAGGCGATGGGCCGGATCGGCGAGTCCTTCACCCGCGCCTTCCAGACCGCCCACCACTGCAAGGACCAGCGCGGCAAGCTGGCCGGAGACAGCGAACGGCACGACAACTTCCGGGTGCTCCGCTACCTGGCCAAGCTCACCATCAACCCGGCCGTCGCCTCCGGCACCGCCGACCACATCGGCTCGCTGGAGGCGGGCAAGCTCGCCGACATCGTGCTGTGGCCGATCCACTCCTTCGCCGCCAAACCCAAGATGGTGATCAAGGGCGGCATGATCAACTGGGCCCTGATGGGCGACCCCAACGCCTCCCTGCCCACCCCCCAACCCGTCTACTACCGGCCGATGTTCGGCCAGTACGGACGGGCCCGGCAGGCCACCCGGGTCTCCTTCATGTCACAGGCCGCCGTAGACCTCGGCGTCCCCGCCGAACTCGGCCTGCGCAGCACCGTGCTGCCGGTGCGCCGCTGCCGCTCGGTCGGCAAGCAGCACATGGTCCGCAACGACGCGCTGCCGCGGATCGAGGTCGACCCGGAGACCTACAAGGTCACCCTGGACGGCGAGCCCGCCACCATCGAACCCGCCCGCGAACTGCCGCTCAACCACCTGTTCTACCTCGCGTGA